The following coding sequences are from one Eucalyptus grandis isolate ANBG69807.140 chromosome 11, ASM1654582v1, whole genome shotgun sequence window:
- the LOC104424581 gene encoding chloroplastic import inner membrane translocase subunit HP30-2, whose protein sequence is MEQGKRGIVVSKLLPPNNPIEQLQSRFKEIEAGFKDWLSKQSLPVEAAVVTATGATQGAAIGAIMGTLTNDVSASLGPPPGANLNPQAMASLKQAQALSGGPLIQARNFAVMTGVNAGISCVMKRLRGKEDVQSSMAAAFGSGAMFSLVSGMGGPNQAANAVTSGFFFALVQGGLFKLGQKFSQPPVEDVYYSQTRSILSNLGLQNYEKNFKKGLLTDTTLPLLTDSALRDVNIPPGPRLLILDHIQRDPQLKGARKL, encoded by the exons ATGGAGCAAGGCAAGCGCGGGATCGTCGTCTCCAAGCTCCTGCCCCCTAACAACCCCATCGAGCAGCTCCAGTCCCGGTTCAAGGAGATCGAGGCCGGCTTCAAGGACTGGCTCTCCAAGCAGTCCCTCCCCGTCGAGGCCGCCGTCGTCACCGCCACCGGCGCCACCCAGGGCGCCGCCATCGGTGCCATCATGGGCACCCTCACCAACGACGTCTCCGCCTCCCTCGGCCCTCCCCCCGGGGCCAACCTCAACCCCCAGGCCATGGCCTCGCTCAAGCAAGCTCAG GCTCTATCCGGTGGTCCCTTGATACAAGCTCGCAATTTTGCTGTCATGACGGGTGTCAATGCTGGCATCTCCTGTGTGATGAAGAGGTTGAGGGGGAAGGAAGATGTCCAGTCCAg TATGGCAGCAGCTTTTGGTTCTGGAGCCATGTTCTCTTTGGTCAGTGGCATGGGTGGCCCAAATCAGGCGGCAAATGCAGTTACTTCGGGGTTTTTCTTTGCACTTGTTCAGGGTGGTCTTTTCAAG CTAGGGCAGAAATTCTCTCAGCCTCCTGTCGAAGATGTCTACTACTCTCAAACAAGAAGCATATTGTCGAACCTTGGTCTTCAGAATTATGAGAAAAACTTCAAGAAAGGCCTTCTAACAGATACAACATTGCCTCTACTCACTGATAG TGCTCTAAGAGATGTGAACATTCCTCCAGGACCGAGGCTGCTCATTCTCGATCACATTCAGAG AGATCCTCAGCTGAAAGGTGCAAGGAAGCTGTAG
- the LOC104424582 gene encoding protein RESPONSE TO LOW SULFUR 3: protein MAPAAPTRAEPEKALMRKNEELERELRESRAREERARDELRRTAERLRVAEEAEERLCSQLGELEAEAVVQAREDRARMVLLMEQLSQAHRLLQAASISLPAAAAKDQACA from the coding sequence ATGGCACCAGCCGCGCCGACCCGCGCCGAGCCGGAGAAGGCGCTGATGAGGAAGAACGAGGAGCTGGAGAGGGAGCTGCGGGAGAGCCGGGCGCGGGAGGAGCGGGCGCGGGACGAGCTGCGGAGGACGGCGGAGCGGCTGAGGGtggcggaggaggcggaggagcggcTCTGCTCGCAGCTCGGGGAGCTGGAGGCGGAGGCCGTCGTGCAGGCGCGGGAGGACCGGGCCCGGATGGTGCTCCTGATGGAGCAGCTGTCGCAGGCCCACCGCCTCCTCCAGGCCGCCTCCATCtccctccccgccgccgccgccaaagATCAGGCCTGCGCTTGA
- the LOC104427035 gene encoding DNA-binding protein BIN4, with protein sequence MVSGAFLYFFSPLFRRCLVRWREDYNRSKNQDTEFPQPNTPKLKPEPKTRFPISSSSSSKTPAFFPSPESPALAASTRPAAALLPLSSTSFDSVFLVGLASLLASASSNSSREHSIGFQELDVQMSSSRENSPDWLRAFKAPPNSTVSLSSDSDYSQNDSPKKEDDVDTDKLPLRKFIEVSSKSKSQDLSVKETGAHSAEKILKEESPEQRLGVDEPGFSKTKKSTNRKRSEGDQRLGKVRDKVSAKKQAPSHSILTLSSDSESSPANHDRKEGIANHEELHELKASSFQEEEQEKEASLTDANEKSPSKKALKGKGLRKQLKLEDTLDTENKTGDGRDVEVAEEETSEKHRELHAGSSRLPLVLSEKVQRCKALVECEGDSIDLSGDMGSVGRVVISDTPSGNQDMFLDLKGTIYKTTIVPCRTFCVVSFGQSEAKIEAIMDDFVQLSAQSNISEAETMVEGTLDGFSFDSDEEPDKVSKATAYQIDQKDVAEGETIGKAKRKSEKTSGLPRKKGKTMGSKPQPAKKARKKSQVSKKGAGKK encoded by the exons ATGGTCTCTGGTGCTTTTCTctactttttctctcctttgtttAGGAGATGTTTGGTTCGGTGGAGAGAGGATTATAACCGGAGTAAAAATCAGGACACAGAGTTCCCGCAACCAAACACGCCCAAACTCAAACCCGAACCCAAAACCCGATTccccatctcctcctcctcctcctccaaaacTCCCGCCTTCTTCCCCTCGCCGGAATCTCCCGCTCTCGCCGCATCCACTCGACCCGCCGCCGcgctcctccctctctccagcACGAGCTTCGACTCCGTCTTCCTCGTCGGGCTCGCTTCTCTGCTGGCCTCGGCTTCCTCGAATTCCTCTCG AGAGCATAGCATTGGTTTCCAGGAGCTCGATGTCCAGATGAGCAGCTCAAGGGAGAATTCACCCGACTGGCTCCGCGCTTTCAAG GCGCCTCCAAATTCAACTGTCTCACTGTCCTCTGATTCTGATTATTCTCAAAATGACAGTCCTAAAAAGGAGGATGATGTTGATACTGATAAACTGCCTTTACGTAAGTTCATTGAAGTCTCGAGTAAGAGCAAATCTCAAGATTTATCTGTAAAAGAGACTGGTGCACATTCAGCTGAGAAGATTCTAAAAGAGGAGTCTCCTGAACAAAGACTTGGAGTAGACGAGCCAGGATTCTCCAAAACTAAGAAATCAACTAATCGAAAGAGAAGTGAAG GAGATCAGAGACTTGGGAAGGTTAGGGATAAAGTATCGGCTAAAAAACAG GCACCGAGTCATTCAATTTTGACATTGTCATCGGATTCGGAGTCATCTCCTGCCAATCACGATAGAAAAGAAGGTATTGCAAATCATGAAGAACTTCATGAGCTAAAAGCATCTAGTTTCCAAGAGGAAGAACAGGAAAAAGAGGCATCTCTTACTGATGCTAATGAAAAGTCTCCATCAAAAAAGGCTTTAAAAGGAAAAGGTTTGAGAAAACAGCTGAAGTTGGAGGATACACTGGATACGGAGAATAAAACAG GGGATGGAAGAGATGTTGAAGTTGCAGAGGAAGAAACATCTGAGAAGCATAGAGAACTGCAT GCGGGCTCTTCAAGATTGCCTCTGGTGCTTTCGGAGAAGGTTCAACGTTGCAAG GCACTTGTTGAATGTGAAGGGGATTCCATAGATTTGAGTGGTGATATGGGCTCCGTGGGTCGAGTAGTAATTTCAGATACTCCATCTGGAAATCAAGACATGTTCTTAGATTTGAAAG GAACCATATACAAAACAACCATAGTTCCTTGCAGGACATTTTGTGTT gtTAGCTTTGGTCAGTCGGAGGCAAAG ATAGAAGCAATTATGGATGACTTTGTTCAGCTGAGTGCACAGTCCAACATCAGCGAAGCTGAAACCATGGTTGAAG GAACACTTGATGGCTTCTCATTTGATTCGGATGAGGAGCCTGATAAGGTATCAAAAGCCACTGCctatcaaattgatcaaaaagaTGTCGCAGAAGGAGAGACCATTGGGAAGGCCAAAAGGAAATCTGAGAAAACATCA GGATTGCCTCGGAAGAAAGGTAAAACTATGGGGAGCAAGCCACAGCCTGCCAAGAAAGCTCGGAAGAAGAGTCAAGTTTCCAAGAAAGGCGCAGGCAAGAAATGA
- the LOC104424580 gene encoding LOW QUALITY PROTEIN: pathogenesis-related thaumatin-like protein 3.5 (The sequence of the model RefSeq protein was modified relative to this genomic sequence to represent the inferred CDS: inserted 1 base in 1 codon), which produces MQTKSSDLSKGSGTPQLPTTGFRLDPGQSIRIPSVPGWSGRIWARTGCTFDELGAGTCQTGDCGGRLQCDGSGAAPPASLFEITLGLGNDKDXYDVSIVDGYNLPLLAVPQAVYGSCNATGCASDINMGCPKELQVVGGDGGDGVVACKSACGAFGLDEYCCSGQFANPTTCRPSFYSGIFKRACPRAYSYAFDDGTSTFTCKAYNYAITFCPNSNGVKRPDSAATPPAVESAKSGKTVAMTSSSSILLPFAILIFFPILVQLYLNLPDQSIV; this is translated from the exons ATGCAAACAAAGTCATCCGACCTCTCGAAAG GATCCGGGACACCGCAACTTCCGACGACTGGGTTCAGGCTAGACCCTGGCCAAAGCATCCGGATCCCATCGGTTCCGGGATGGTCCGGGAGGATCTGGGCAAGGACCGGTTGCACATTTGACGAGTTGGGTGCAGGGACATGCCAAACCGGAGATTGCGGGGGAAGGTTGCAGTGCGACGGTAGTGGCGCAGCACCTCCAGCTTCGCTATTCGAGATCACGCTTGGTTTAGGCAATGACAAGG TTTATGACGTAAGCATAGTCGACGGCTATAATTTGCCCCTTCTTGCGGTGCCACAAGCAGTATACGGCTCATGTAATGCCACAGGCTGCGCTTCAGATATAAACATGG GTTGTCCGAAAGAGCTTCAGGTAGTTGGCGGCGACGGAGGAGACGGGGTAGTCGCATGCAAGAGCGCGTGCGGGGCATTCGGGCTAGATGAGTATTGCTGCAGCGGGCAATTCGCTAACCCGACGACCTGTCGCCCCTCCTTCTATTCAGGCATCTTCAAGAGAGCTTGCCCGAGGGCCTATAGCTACGCTTTTGATGATGGCACGAGTACCTTCACCTGCAAGGCTTATAACTACGCGATCACTTTCTGCCCCAATTCCAATGG ggtaaagagacCTGATAGCGCGGCGACACCCCCAGCAGTAGAAAGCGCTAAAAGTGGCAAGACTGTGGCTATGACTTCCAGCTCTAGCATCCTCCTGCCATTCGCAATATTGATTTTCTTCCCAATTCTCGTTCAACTTTATCTGAATCTACCTGATCAGAGTATAGTCTAG